From the genome of Polyangiaceae bacterium, one region includes:
- a CDS encoding phosphatase PAP2 family protein produces the protein MSLRSCALSIALAGSLLLPTTALAADPPVDSRPRLQVNFPVDLTITGAGAAIWLTTEILKGKIAPSTCRWCNPPAGDLAVKNALRWDNTRNADIASYVTGFALAPMAALGLDAAVVYASGGSFREWGEDATIIMESIVIAANLNQLVKFVVARERPFVHDLDPNAKGRTSSPGDNNLSFYSGHTMLGFVSAVSAGTIASLKGYRAAPWIWGTGLTIAAATGYLRIAADKHYLSDVLTGAVMGSVAGFLVPWLHRPQNSAVQVTGMSAGSMATGGTIISFQGILP, from the coding sequence ATGTCGCTTCGCTCTTGCGCCCTCTCGATCGCTCTCGCAGGCTCGCTCCTTCTGCCCACGACCGCCCTTGCCGCCGATCCTCCCGTCGATTCGCGGCCTCGTTTGCAAGTCAATTTCCCGGTCGACTTGACCATCACCGGCGCGGGCGCCGCCATTTGGCTCACCACCGAAATCCTCAAGGGCAAAATCGCACCGTCCACGTGCCGCTGGTGCAATCCACCTGCCGGAGACCTTGCCGTCAAAAACGCCCTTCGCTGGGACAACACGCGTAATGCCGACATCGCCAGCTACGTCACCGGGTTTGCCCTCGCACCCATGGCAGCCCTCGGACTCGACGCCGCCGTCGTGTATGCCTCCGGCGGCAGCTTTCGTGAATGGGGCGAAGATGCGACCATCATCATGGAGTCCATCGTCATTGCGGCCAACCTCAATCAGCTCGTCAAATTCGTCGTCGCTCGTGAAAGACCCTTCGTCCATGACCTCGATCCGAATGCAAAAGGGCGTACGAGCTCCCCGGGCGACAACAATCTTTCTTTTTATTCGGGCCACACGATGCTCGGGTTCGTTTCGGCCGTATCCGCCGGAACGATTGCATCATTAAAAGGTTATCGTGCAGCGCCTTGGATATGGGGCACGGGGCTCACGATTGCAGCAGCCACGGGATATTTGCGCATTGCCGCGGACAAACATTACTTGAGCGACGTATTGACGGGCGCCGTCATGGGCTCGGTCGCCGGGTTTCTCGTTCCGTGGCTCCATCGCCCGCAAAATTCCGCGGTCCAAGTCACCGGCATGAGCGCCGGATCCATGGCGACAGGAGGAACGATCATCTCGTTTCAGGGAATCTTGCCCTGA
- a CDS encoding lysophospholipid acyltransferase family protein has protein sequence MAAGIKHGPETFVKYSPPVFGIAIGMALPEARRRVQSSLEFVRGPRSPAQEAVEVATVFANYAHCLTEAMLIGADRGFALHPCVHNAEHYYECIAAGRGVIFATAHTGGWDVAGAMFKRNRNQQVYTVMQRERDESARALQDEMRAKAGVKIIHIGDSPFDALPLLGYLKNNAVVAMQIDRSPSSMRAREVMLLDKPWRAPEGPLRLAAASGAPLLPVFIRRLGFMQYEAIVHPPVRLPRKPTPAELDQAAQRLMDALGSFLRQHPTQWFDFAREDPSAVKAGPR, from the coding sequence ATGGCCGCCGGGATCAAGCACGGACCCGAAACATTCGTCAAATACAGCCCGCCCGTCTTCGGAATTGCGATTGGGATGGCTCTTCCCGAAGCTCGGCGCCGCGTGCAATCAAGCCTCGAATTCGTACGCGGTCCGCGTTCTCCCGCCCAAGAAGCGGTCGAAGTGGCCACGGTTTTCGCGAACTACGCCCACTGTTTGACCGAAGCGATGCTCATCGGCGCCGACCGTGGTTTCGCCCTGCACCCCTGCGTGCACAATGCCGAGCATTACTACGAATGCATTGCGGCCGGACGCGGGGTGATCTTTGCCACAGCGCATACGGGTGGCTGGGACGTGGCTGGCGCGATGTTCAAGCGCAATCGGAATCAGCAGGTGTACACGGTGATGCAGCGCGAACGCGACGAGAGCGCTCGGGCGCTGCAAGACGAGATGCGAGCGAAGGCTGGCGTGAAGATCATCCACATCGGAGACTCGCCGTTCGATGCTCTGCCGCTGCTCGGTTACTTGAAGAACAACGCCGTCGTGGCGATGCAGATCGACAGGTCACCGAGCAGCATGCGTGCGCGCGAAGTGATGCTCCTCGACAAACCATGGCGCGCGCCAGAAGGTCCGCTGCGCCTCGCTGCAGCGAGCGGCGCGCCGCTCTTGCCCGTGTTCATCCGAAGGCTCGGCTTCATGCAGTACGAAGCCATCGTGCATCCACCGGTGCGTCTGCCACGAAAGCCGACGCCTGCGGAGCTCGATCAGGCTGCGCAACGCTTGATGGACGCGCTGGGATCGTTTCTTCGACAGCACCCGACGCAGTGGTTCGATTTTGCGCGCGAAGATCCTTCCGCCGTCAAAGCGGGCCCTCGGTGA
- a CDS encoding polysaccharide biosynthesis/export family protein yields MALLLPACGSARPQYDYVQELRAMKTYSVGPGDVLEVRVWHNDQLSRRVTVRPDGFITLPLVGDIACGGNTVEQIAADIAAKGVTFYTDPLVVSVEVAELHSYRIYVLGEVARPGEFTPTGQVTVLQAIALAGGFTRFAAPDEIIIVRKDTRGERRIPFSYSFVVREGDLRENLPLMTNDTVIIP; encoded by the coding sequence ATGGCTCTCTTGCTTCCCGCATGCGGCAGCGCGCGGCCTCAATACGATTACGTGCAGGAATTGCGCGCGATGAAAACCTACTCGGTCGGCCCCGGTGATGTGCTCGAAGTGCGCGTTTGGCACAACGACCAGTTGAGTCGTCGTGTGACGGTTCGTCCCGACGGTTTCATTACGTTGCCGCTCGTTGGTGACATTGCGTGCGGCGGAAACACCGTCGAACAAATCGCCGCGGACATTGCTGCGAAAGGCGTGACGTTCTACACGGATCCGCTCGTCGTATCCGTCGAAGTCGCGGAGCTGCACAGCTACCGCATTTATGTGCTCGGCGAAGTCGCTCGACCCGGCGAATTCACCCCCACCGGACAAGTCACCGTGCTGCAGGCCATTGCATTGGCTGGAGGTTTTACCAGGTTCGCCGCGCCCGATGAAATCATCATCGTCCGCAAAGACACCCGTGGCGAGCGCCGAATACCATTTTCATATTCGTTCGTCGTACGCGAAGGCGATTTGCGTGAAAACCTGCCCCTCATGACCAACGACACGGTCATCATCCCTTGA
- a CDS encoding O-antigen ligase family protein: MAAPMVCVLCALVLLKPQEFVPILAGVPIVHIFFVLCLVAGAADLVLGKLKLSIAPHVPIAIAFFVWAAFVTFVRSPQTFWQEVATFGVVFCVFGAVAFLSGTNKGANHVGTVFLLSTLFASVVAILQADGPLGCMMADPTDWGAKGMLEHDGRSCETSLDCRKDPPVWNANYRCERMGPFGTSTIGGRVRYRGTLADPNELSLAAAVALPFALALSGRRSRSRKDGSPGSTSNATENILGRIFRTAAVLAAIATIGWMIVLSQSRMGVLVFLIVLGVALLRRAGTWGVVLGCILLPPVLMFGGRDGADADASSHERLDLMADAFSMIRQSYGIGVGMGRFAPESTTGLTAHNSYLLAASETGLVGISLFTLMLYAGIKVPLCLWFGEHELSPKLRGLSPAIAIALSGACVGIFFLSWTYKEVLYVLLGLSAALYQAARAENPRVHVTLGAREVAIVVCFALALLPFVYAAVRILG, encoded by the coding sequence ATGGCTGCACCGATGGTGTGCGTGCTCTGCGCGCTCGTTCTGCTAAAGCCGCAAGAATTCGTTCCGATTCTCGCCGGCGTGCCCATCGTGCATATTTTTTTCGTCCTGTGTCTCGTCGCAGGCGCCGCCGACCTCGTCCTTGGAAAACTCAAGCTGTCCATAGCCCCGCACGTGCCCATTGCCATTGCATTTTTCGTCTGGGCCGCCTTCGTGACGTTCGTACGAAGCCCACAGACGTTCTGGCAAGAAGTCGCGACGTTCGGCGTCGTTTTTTGCGTTTTCGGCGCCGTCGCATTCTTGTCGGGGACCAACAAAGGAGCGAATCACGTAGGCACCGTGTTTCTCCTGTCGACGCTGTTCGCTTCGGTGGTTGCCATCCTGCAAGCGGACGGCCCGCTCGGATGCATGATGGCCGATCCGACCGATTGGGGCGCAAAAGGCATGCTCGAGCACGATGGGCGGTCTTGTGAAACGTCACTCGACTGTCGCAAAGATCCGCCGGTTTGGAATGCCAACTATCGCTGTGAACGCATGGGGCCGTTCGGAACGTCGACGATTGGTGGACGAGTTCGTTATCGCGGAACGCTTGCAGATCCCAATGAGTTGTCGCTCGCGGCTGCCGTCGCCCTACCTTTTGCTCTCGCGCTTTCAGGACGAAGGTCGAGGTCCCGCAAAGACGGCAGCCCTGGTTCGACATCCAATGCCACTGAGAACATTCTGGGCCGCATTTTTCGCACTGCTGCCGTGCTCGCCGCGATCGCAACGATCGGCTGGATGATCGTGCTGTCGCAATCGCGCATGGGCGTGCTCGTCTTTTTGATCGTTTTGGGGGTGGCTCTTCTTCGACGAGCGGGCACGTGGGGCGTCGTTCTCGGGTGCATATTGCTGCCACCCGTGCTCATGTTCGGCGGTCGAGATGGGGCGGATGCCGACGCGTCGTCACACGAGCGCCTCGATCTCATGGCGGATGCATTTTCCATGATTCGCCAAAGTTACGGAATCGGCGTCGGTATGGGTCGATTTGCGCCAGAATCGACGACGGGGCTCACCGCCCACAACAGTTACCTGCTCGCTGCATCCGAAACGGGACTCGTTGGAATTTCTCTTTTCACGCTCATGCTTTATGCGGGCATAAAAGTACCGCTTTGCTTATGGTTTGGCGAACACGAGCTGAGTCCGAAGCTTCGGGGTTTGTCCCCGGCAATCGCCATTGCGCTGAGCGGAGCGTGCGTGGGCATTTTCTTTCTTTCGTGGACGTACAAGGAGGTCTTGTATGTGCTGCTCGGTTTGTCGGCAGCCCTTTATCAAGCGGCGCGCGCTGAAAATCCGCGCGTGCACGTCACGCTCGGGGCGCGCGAAGTCGCCATTGTCGTATGCTTTGCGCTTGCCTTGCTGCCATTCGTCTATGCTGCCGTACGCATCCTGGGTTGA
- a CDS encoding diguanylate cyclase, protein MVGPSKLASDIILRALVDAIDDVVFVFDEQLVCRHVGRGVSELFGIDPASALGQSRASLLERIGTAVKELGPVVASLNNGGAGTEQSDSGPIDLACSPPRTIAWISTAVVHDGSIAGRIDVVRDLTRQRDLERRVAEMSQRLEEATLLDALTGLGNLRRFEEECEREHRRAQRVWDSYAVARVDVHDMAAVNSTYGRAKGDSLLRLLGERLRASRRQYDIVARWHNDDFALLLPCIDRTAVQRVLERAASEATATAKEAGFDIRLNVGVAVWTPPSADSATDVLGRATAALDAAKQSGAGSLHVDLDGATFKNDPFASIAEPPERVE, encoded by the coding sequence ATGGTGGGTCCATCGAAACTCGCTTCGGACATCATCCTCCGTGCGCTCGTCGATGCCATCGACGACGTCGTGTTCGTCTTCGACGAACAACTCGTTTGTCGCCACGTCGGGCGCGGGGTTTCCGAGCTTTTCGGGATCGACCCTGCGTCGGCGCTTGGACAATCACGTGCTTCGCTGCTCGAACGAATAGGCACCGCAGTCAAAGAGCTTGGTCCCGTCGTTGCGAGCTTGAACAATGGAGGCGCGGGCACGGAGCAATCCGATAGTGGTCCCATCGACCTCGCATGTTCTCCACCACGGACGATCGCCTGGATATCGACAGCCGTCGTGCACGACGGATCGATCGCGGGACGAATCGATGTGGTGCGCGATCTGACGCGCCAGCGTGACCTCGAGCGACGTGTTGCCGAGATGTCGCAAAGGCTCGAAGAAGCAACGCTTCTGGATGCGCTCACGGGTCTGGGAAACCTGCGCCGATTCGAAGAAGAATGCGAACGCGAGCATCGGCGAGCGCAGCGCGTGTGGGACTCGTATGCCGTCGCGCGTGTGGACGTGCACGACATGGCCGCGGTGAACTCGACGTACGGGCGAGCCAAGGGGGATTCGCTTTTGCGATTGCTCGGCGAACGGCTTCGCGCATCGAGGCGTCAGTACGACATCGTCGCGCGGTGGCACAACGACGACTTCGCGCTGCTCTTGCCGTGCATCGATCGTACGGCGGTGCAACGAGTGCTCGAGCGAGCGGCGAGCGAGGCAACGGCCACGGCGAAAGAAGCTGGTTTCGACATCAGGCTGAACGTGGGCGTTGCGGTGTGGACGCCGCCGTCGGCGGACAGCGCTACCGATGTGCTCGGGCGTGCAACAGCAGCGCTCGATGCTGCCAAGCAATCCGGGGCGGGCTCACTGCACGTCGATCTGGATGGCGCGACGTTCAAGAACGATCCGTTCGCATCGATTGCCGAGCCGCCCGAAAGAGTCGAGTGA
- a CDS encoding ATP-binding cassette domain-containing protein: MGEPLIQINGVSKKFGHRTVLRGVNLDIPRGCLYGLIGPGASGKSVLLKLITGLLQPDEGKLLVDGRNVHAMNDLELQEFRLRFGMLFQNNALFDYLTVGENIAFPLRRLFDLSEEEIAERVAERLEVVSLPGFEERMPAGLSGGQKKRVGVARATITRAEIVLYDEPAAGLDPVTSQRIFELLRDEQRAAGATVIMVSSDLDRLLTVTDRIGMLHRGRLVFDGTTAEAKASDDPVVRQFVHGLTEGPL; encoded by the coding sequence ATGGGCGAACCGCTCATCCAAATCAACGGCGTCAGCAAAAAGTTCGGACACCGCACCGTGCTTCGAGGCGTCAACCTCGACATCCCACGCGGCTGTCTCTACGGGCTCATCGGTCCCGGCGCGTCTGGAAAAAGCGTCCTCTTGAAGCTCATCACGGGCCTCCTTCAACCGGACGAGGGCAAACTCCTGGTCGATGGCCGCAACGTGCACGCCATGAACGACCTCGAGCTACAAGAGTTTCGACTTCGTTTCGGCATGCTCTTTCAGAACAACGCCCTCTTCGACTACCTCACCGTCGGCGAAAACATCGCCTTCCCGCTTCGGCGTCTGTTCGACCTTTCCGAGGAAGAGATCGCCGAGCGCGTTGCCGAACGGCTCGAAGTGGTATCGCTGCCGGGCTTTGAAGAGCGCATGCCTGCGGGTTTGTCCGGGGGGCAAAAGAAACGCGTCGGCGTTGCGCGAGCGACCATCACGCGCGCCGAGATCGTTCTGTACGACGAACCCGCCGCAGGCCTCGATCCCGTCACGTCACAACGCATCTTCGAGCTCTTGCGCGACGAGCAACGAGCTGCAGGGGCCACGGTGATCATGGTGTCGAGCGATCTCGACAGGTTGCTCACGGTGACCGATCGCATCGGCATGCTTCATCGAGGGCGACTCGTGTTCGACGGCACGACTGCGGAAGCAAAGGCGAGCGACGATCCCGTCGTGCGCCAATTCGTCCATGGGCTCACCGAGGGCCCGCTTTGA
- a CDS encoding cytochrome P450 — translation MTPDSALASFDPSSLAFVANPYPVYSALRDLGPIHYDARSNLWLITRHADVTSLLRDRRFGRTYLHIATHAEMGRPDEPPEHAPFWHVIRNGMLDREPPDHTRLRNLVSKAFTPRTVEQLRGRIHDIVHGLVDVALDKREFDFLTTLAEPLPVTVIAELLGIPENDRHQLRPWSSDICGMYELRPSEETAKRAVAACIEFGDYLRHLSRERRAHPQNDLISALAQVADAGDKLTEDELIGTCVLLLNAGHEASVNAAGNGLWALFRHPKQLTRLRSDLSLVPRAFEEMLRYDTPLQLFERWVLEDVEICGLRVPKGAELGLLFGSANRDPEVFDEPDTFDVARDPNPHVSFGAGIHFCLGAALARLEAQILFDTVLRRMPRLQLVSEPKWKPGYIIRGLEALHVRA, via the coding sequence ATGACCCCCGACTCCGCGCTCGCCTCGTTCGACCCATCTTCTCTTGCCTTCGTCGCCAATCCTTACCCCGTTTATTCGGCACTTCGAGACCTTGGCCCGATTCATTACGACGCTCGCTCCAATTTGTGGCTCATCACGCGCCATGCCGATGTAACCTCACTTTTGCGCGATCGCCGCTTCGGCCGGACGTACCTACACATCGCGACGCATGCCGAAATGGGTCGTCCCGACGAACCGCCCGAGCACGCTCCCTTTTGGCACGTCATCCGCAACGGAATGCTCGACCGGGAACCGCCCGATCACACGCGCCTCCGGAACCTCGTATCGAAAGCCTTTACGCCACGCACCGTCGAACAACTCCGCGGGCGCATTCATGACATCGTCCATGGTCTCGTCGACGTTGCCCTCGACAAACGCGAATTCGATTTTTTGACGACGCTCGCCGAACCATTGCCCGTCACGGTGATCGCCGAATTGCTTGGCATCCCCGAAAATGACCGCCACCAATTGCGACCATGGTCGTCGGACATTTGCGGCATGTACGAATTGCGCCCGTCCGAAGAGACCGCAAAGCGTGCCGTCGCCGCGTGCATCGAATTCGGCGACTATTTGCGGCATCTTTCCCGTGAGCGACGAGCTCATCCACAGAATGACCTCATCAGCGCGCTTGCACAAGTTGCCGATGCAGGCGACAAGTTGACCGAAGACGAGCTCATTGGCACATGCGTCCTGCTGCTCAATGCAGGGCACGAAGCGAGCGTCAATGCGGCAGGCAATGGCTTGTGGGCGCTTTTTCGGCACCCGAAACAGCTTACGCGATTGCGTTCCGATCTTTCGCTCGTTCCGCGCGCTTTCGAGGAGATGCTGCGATACGATACGCCGCTGCAACTTTTTGAAAGGTGGGTGCTGGAGGACGTAGAGATTTGCGGGCTGCGCGTGCCGAAAGGCGCCGAGCTTGGTTTACTCTTTGGTTCGGCCAATCGCGATCCCGAGGTATTCGACGAGCCGGACACATTCGACGTAGCTCGTGACCCGAATCCGCACGTGAGTTTTGGCGCGGGCATTCATTTTTGTCTAGGTGCAGCGCTGGCGCGGCTCGAAGCGCAGATCCTATTCGATACGGTGTTGCGTCGAATGCCACGACTGCAGCTCGTCTCCGAGCCCAAGTGGAAACCTGGCTACATCATTCGAGGCCTCGAAGCGCTTCACGTCCGGGCATAA
- a CDS encoding response regulator transcription factor yields MKLLLVDDQNVVRESLAKALRDEPDVTLVVEAESAKDALAQKNKQSFDVVVIELSLADRCGIELIRQLKSYGESRVLVLSTFRDEFRVGEAMRAGADGYLSKRCRMKELAEAIRTVAKGRTAVSSDVSAAMVRALQRRESTRGDMVASLSERERQVLRLLAMGSSAKEVAAHLAISVKTVETHRARLCAKVATHSVADLTRLAVRAGLIDI; encoded by the coding sequence ATGAAACTTTTGCTCGTCGATGATCAAAACGTCGTGAGAGAGTCGCTCGCCAAAGCTTTGCGTGACGAGCCAGACGTCACGCTCGTCGTCGAGGCGGAGAGCGCCAAAGACGCGCTTGCGCAGAAGAACAAGCAATCGTTCGACGTCGTCGTGATTGAACTGTCGCTCGCCGATCGTTGCGGCATCGAGCTCATCCGCCAGCTCAAGTCCTACGGAGAATCTCGAGTGCTCGTGCTCTCCACGTTTCGAGACGAGTTCCGTGTCGGCGAAGCGATGCGCGCCGGTGCCGACGGCTATCTATCCAAGCGCTGCCGCATGAAGGAGCTCGCTGAAGCAATTCGCACGGTGGCCAAAGGGCGAACTGCTGTATCTTCGGACGTGAGCGCAGCGATGGTGCGTGCTCTGCAACGACGTGAAAGCACTCGCGGCGACATGGTCGCATCGCTCAGTGAACGAGAACGACAAGTGTTGCGCCTGCTCGCGATGGGCAGCTCGGCAAAAGAAGTCGCTGCACATTTGGCAATCAGTGTCAAGACCGTCGAAACGCATCGAGCACGATTGTGCGCAAAGGTCGCGACCCATAGCGTCGCTGACTTGACCCGCCTCGCAGTTCGCGCTGGACTGATCGATATCTGA